In Zingiber officinale cultivar Zhangliang chromosome 6A, Zo_v1.1, whole genome shotgun sequence, a single genomic region encodes these proteins:
- the LOC121997039 gene encoding dynein light chain LC6, flagellar outer arm-like, whose protein sequence is MESRAIICETDMLQAMQQDALCLAGKALDLFDAAETTEIARLIKQEFDHLYGLGWQCIVGDHFGSFVTHHCGCFIYFRIGSLAILLFKGTSDEVNKN, encoded by the exons ATGGAAAGCAGGGCAATCATATGTGAGACAGACATGCTTCAGGCGATGCAACAAGATGCACTCTGCCTGGCTGGGAAGGCCCTCGACCTATTCGATGCAGCAGAAACCACTGAAATCGCTCGATTAATCAAACAA GAGTTCGACCATCTATATGGGCTCGGGTGGCAGTGTATTGTGGGGGATCACTTTGGTTCATTTGTCACACACCATTGCGGCTGCTTCATCTACTTTAGAATCGGAAGCCTTGCAATATTACTCTTCAAAGGCACATCGGACGAGGTTAACAAGAACTAA
- the LOC121994216 gene encoding ADP-ribosylation factor GTPase-activating protein AGD5-like, with protein MFSGSLVQILDGLLKLPENRECADCKSKGPRWASVNLGIFICMQCSGIHRSLGVHISKVRSATLDTWLPEQVDFIQSMGNEKANSYWEAELPRNHSRVVIEKFIRSKYEDKRWVPHDKRFRSPSVIHEEMAPKLKQTSSDKSENESTNRAKALNKQDDSSKKTRGSLSVPKLPSLVSSGSKVETRRSQLVEPESRNVVPSLTAVVTTTAPLKVVSMVDLLNLDSVNGPSETGSEASSIGDHSWANFQSADLTSSLDMNTTTKSAEVKKENTHGVENLFKDLTSSLQPLTQIKTQIDVTSSLENRTKENAQVKNETTHGVESLAEDPTCFLNPSTKWNPETVVKDDIMSLFEMSSMVSPFVLQQQQLAYLSQQQVLLAAAKSGNGPPAVPSRGTHQRSNSESNAMNANFLAQSWPNYAYQIPTNMHFTGQPNFNNFSQMGSSSHPHLSGGYISAPAPDHHGVGSSASADMNNAVGVHMPLASSSSHTATSSSRSLSDYDFSSLTDGLFLKR; from the exons ATGTTTTCTGGTTCACTTGTTCAGATATTAGATGGACTTCTCAAATTACCAGAGAATAGGGAATGTGCTGATTGCAAGTCCAA AGGTCCAAGATGGGCAAGTGTCAATCTGGGAATTTTTATTTGTATGCAGTGTTCGGGAATTCATAGAAGTTTGGGAGTACATATATCAAAG GTAAGGTCGGCAACATTAGACACATGGCTCCCTGAGCAGGTTGATTTTATTCAAT CAATGGGCAATGAAAAGGCAAATAGCTACTGGGAAGCTGAACTGCCTCGAAATCACAGTAGAGTTGTGATTGAAAAATTTATCCGTTCAAA ATATGAAGACAAGAGATGGGTGCCTCATGATAAGAGATTCAGATCGCCTTCAGTAATCCATGAAGAAATGGCTCCTAAACTCAAGCAAACATCTAGTGATAAATCTGAGAATGAGAGTACTAACAGAGCAAAGGCTTTAAATAAGCAGGATGATTCATCAAAAAAGACGAGGGGCAGTCTTTCAGTTCCAAAATTGCCCAGCCTG GTATCTTCTGGTTCAAAGGTCGAAACAAGGAGAAGCCAGCTTGTAGAGCCAGAGTCCCGTAATGTAGTTCCTTCTTTAACTGCTGTAGTCACAACAACTGCACCGCTAAAGGTTGTTTCTATGGTTGACCTGCTCAACTTGGATTCTGTGAATGGCCCTAGTGAAACGGGGTCTGAAGCTTCTTCCATCGGTGATCATTCATGGGCAAATTTTCAGT CTGCCGACCTAACCAGTTCCTTGGACATGAATACCACCACAAAGTCTGCCGAAGTAAAGAAGGAAAACACACATGGAGTAGAGAATTTATTTAAGGATTTAACATCTTCATTGCAGCCTTTGACTCAAATCAAAACCCAGATAGATGTGACCAGTTCCTTGGAAAACCGTACCAAGGAAAATGCTCAAGTAAAAAATGAAACCACACATGGAGTTGAGAGCCTAGCTGAGGATCCAACATGTTTTTTGAATCCTTCAACTAAATGGAATCCTGAAACAGTTGTGAAAGATGATATTATGAGCCTCTTTGAAATG TCCAGTATGGTATCTCCATTTGTGCTTCAGCAACAGCAGCTAGCATACCTTTCACAACAGCAAGTTCTCTTGGCTGCTGCTAAATCTGGAAACGGACCTCCGGCAGTGCCTAGTAGAGGAACTCATCAAAGAAGTAACAGTGAGTCAAATGCAATGAATGCTAACTTTTTGGCACAAAGTTGGCCAAACTATGCCTACCAGATCCCCACAAATATGCATTTTACTGGGCAACCCAATTTCAATAACTTCAGTCAG ATGGGAAGCTCTAGTCATCCTCATCTATCAGGGGGTTATATTTCTGCCCCTGCACCAGA TCACCATGGAGTGGGATCCTCTGCATCTGCTGATATGAATAATGCTGTTGGAGTGCACATGCCTCTTGCTTCTTCGTCCTCACATACTGCGACTTCCAGCAGCCGTTCACTCAGTGATTACGATTTCTCATCGTTAACTGATGGTCTTTTTTTGAAACGCTGA
- the LOC121997037 gene encoding beta-glucuronosyltransferase GlcAT14B-like: MRKISGVYSARPFSDRRWLLPFVASLLISLTLLMATVLGLFSSPNARDSLSLDIVTVTSNDVSEDYSIGLDRKILLGQPVASLEEEEEEAPRIAYLITGTKGDSQRMRRTLQAIYHPRNQYILHLDLEAPPRERIDLTMYVKGDPLFSEVENVRVIAKANLVTYKGPTMIACTLHAISILLKEKLRWDWFINLSASDYPLMTQDDILHVLSSLPRNLNFIEHSPITGWKLIQRARPIIVDPGLYLSKKFNVFTTTERRELPTSFKLYTGSAWVMLTRRFVEYCIQGWENLPRTILMYYVNFISSPEGYFHTVICNSDEFRNTSISHDLHYINWDNPPKQHPLYLSSKDFDRMVKSGMPFARKFAKGDPVLDKIDRELLGRSNGQVTPGRWCNQRSNGAEQCSSRVHDFKFLPGPGAERLQQLMKKLVSEEFRNGSCSKLQYDQTKRDWIASRKTSH, encoded by the exons ATGAGGAAGATCAGTGGAGTTTACTCAGCGAGACCATTCAGTGACAGAAGGTGGCTTCTTCCATTCGTCGCAAGCTTGCTGATCTCCTTGACTCTTTTGATGGCAACTGTTTTGGGGTTGTTTTCCTCTCCTAATGCTAGAGATTCACTGTCCTTGGACATTGTCACTGTTACTAGCAATGATGTTTCAGAGGACTACTCCATAGGACTAGATAGGAAAATATTGTTGGGCCAACCAGTAGCTtcattagaagaagaagaagaagaagctccacGGATAGCTTACTTAATAACTGGCACAAAAGGTGACAGCCAGAGAATGAGGAGAACTTTGCAAGCAATATACCATCCACGAAATCAGTACATTCTTCACTTGGATCTGGAGGCTCCTCCCAGGGAAAGGATAGATTTGACTATGTATGTGAAGGGTGATCCATTGTTTAGTGAAGTTGAGAATGTTCGTGTGATCGCGAAAGCCAATTTGGTGACATACAAGGGCCCAACCATGATTGCTTGCACTCTGCATGCAATTTCCATTCTATTGAAGGAGAAATTGAGATGGGACTGGTTTATAAACTTGAGTGCCTCGGATTATCCTCTTATGACACAAGATG ATATACTTCATGTTTTATCTTCTTTGCCTCGAAATCTAAACTTTATCGAGCACTCACCTATCACCGGCTGGAAATT GATACAGAGGGCAAGACCGATAATTGTTGACCCAGGTCTTTAtttgtcaaagaaattcaatgtttTCACCACTACTGAACGGCGGGAATTGCCTACTTCTTTCAAATTGTACACCG GTTCGGCTTGGGTGATGCTGACTAGGCGCTTCGTTGAGTATTGTATACAGGGGTGGGAAAACCTTCCTCGAACCATCCTAATGTACTATGTCAACTTCATCTCATCACCCGAAGGCTACTTCCACACGGTCATCTGCAATTCGGACGAGTTCAGAAACACCTCGATAAGCCATGACCTACATTACATTAACTGGGACAACCCTCCAAAGCAACACCCACTCTACCTTTCATCCAAAGATTTCGACAGAATGGTAAAAAGTGGTATGCCCTTTGCTCGGAAATTTGCCAAAGGGGATCCGGTCTTGGACAAAATCGACCGCGAACTCTTGGGGCGATCAAACGGACAAGTCACTCCTGGCAGGTGGTGCAATCAGAGATCAAATGGAGCTGAACAATGTTCCTCGAGGGTCCATGACTTCAAATTTCTGCCTGGACCAGGCGCCGAACGGTTACAGCAGCTGATGAAGAAGCTCGTGTCTGAAGAATTCCGCAACGGCAGCTGCTCCAAGTTGCAGTATGATCAAACAAAGCGAGACTGGATCGCATCGAGAAAGACAAGTCATTGA
- the LOC121997038 gene encoding transcription factor IIIA-like, with amino-acid sequence MAATDSHSSDDGTAKDCNEGIDMNKKPAYRDIRRYYCQFCGICRSKKTLMRLHVLEKHKDELEDVQSNEINNVTNLDGKVQHTCQECGASFHKPAHLKQHMLSHSSERPFQCSVDDCQASYRRKDHLNRHSLTHQGKLFTCPVSNCNRKFGFKANMSRHVREMHQEPSPSEVQEQFVCGEHHEEQSPCKDKQECVCDEPGCGKRFKYPSKLKKHKDSHVKLDHLEVVCCEPGCMKPFTNAECLKAHIRTAHQYVNCPICKTKQLKKNLKRHQRLHEANEVIERMQCHFEGCGCTFSNVSNLRQHLKVVHQNLHPFTCSFPECGKTFPYKHVRDNHEKSGVHCYVQGDFLEIDEQRISRPRGGRKRKCPSIQSFQRKRVVPLNQISILDDGCEYLSWLMESTT; translated from the exons ATGGCGGCAACGGATTCGCATTCCTCCGATGATGGGACTGCTAAAGATTGCAACGAAGGGATAGACATGAATAAAAAACCAGCTTATAGGGATATCAGGCGCTATTATTGTCAGTTTTGTGGAATTTGTAGGTCAAAGAAAACCCTAATGCGTTTACACGTCTTAGAGAAACATAAG GATGAGTTGGAAGATGTGCAATCAAATGAAATCAATAATGTAACAAATCTGGACGGCAAGGTGCAACATACTTGCCAGGAGTGTGGTGCAAGCTTCCACAAACCAGCTCATCTAAAGCAGCATATGCTGAGCCACTCTTCTGAG AGGCCTTTTCAATGCTCAGTTGATGATTGCCAAGCTAGCTATAGAAGGAAAGACCATTTAAATCGTCATTCACTGACTCACCAAGGGAAACTCTTTACTTGCCCTGTTAGCAATTGCAATCGCAAGTTTGGATTCAAGGCAAACATGAGCAGACATGTAAGAGAAATGCATCAAGAGCCATCTCCTTCTGAGGTTCAAGAACAGTTTGTCTGCGGTGAACATCATGAAGAGCAGTCTCCTTGTAAGGATAAGCAAGAATGTGTTTGTGATGAACCTGGATGTGGAAAGAGATTCAAGTATCCCTCAAAATTAAAGAAGCACAAAGATTCACATG TGAAATTAGATCACCTGGAGGTTGTTTGCTGTGAACCTGGATGTATGAAGCCATTCACAAATGCTGAATGCCTTAAAGCTCATATCAGAACTGCTCACCAATATGTTAATTGTCCAATTTGCAAGACAAAACAACTGAAGAAGAACCTCAAACGACATCAACGCTTGCATGAAGCAAATGAGGTGATTGAGAGGATGCAGTGCCACTTTGAAGGCTGTGGGTGTACATTTTCAAAT GTATCAAACCTCCGGCAACACTTAAAAGTTGTTCACCAAAATCTCCATCCATTCACTTGTAGTTTTCCAGAATGTGGAAAAACGTTCCCTTATAAGCATGTAAGGGACAACCATGAGAAATCTGGCGTCCACTGCTATGTTCAA GGTGACTTTCTTGAAATCGATGAGCAGAGGATTTCTCGGCCAAGGGGTGGACGGAAAAGGAAGTGCCCATCTATCCAATCTTTCCAGCGGAAGAGGGTTGTTCCGCTTAATCAAATCTCTATCCTTGACGACGGATGTGAGTATTTGAGCTGGTTAATGGAGTCAACTACTTGA